In Vibrio chagasii, the sequence GAGTTAAAAGGCTTGATAGCAACGTTTACGAACAAGTAATCACGTCGTGTGCTATTAACGGATTGGTGGAGCGTACATAAAGCCGCCCGCATTCCATAACGCATTTACACCACGATCGATTTGAAGTGGAGAACCTGTACCAACAGTACGCTCGAAACTCTCACCGTAGTTACCAACTTGCTTGATGATTTGGTAACCCCAGTCGTCACGAATGCCAAGACCTTTACCTTTAGGACCGTCTACACCAAGAATACGCTTGATGTTTGGATCTTTTGACTTAAGCATTTCGTCAGCATTTTTAGAAGATATACCGTACTCTTCCGCATTAACCATTGCTGAAAGTGTCCACTTAGCAACGTTGAACCATTTGTCATCGTCTTGACGAACAACTGGGCCTAGAGGCTCTTTAGAGATAATTTCAGGAAGTACTTGTGCAGATTTTGGATCAGCTAGGTTTAAGCGAAGTGCGTATAGACCAGATTGGTCAGTCGTTAGCACATCACAACGACCTGCGTCGAAACCTTTAGATGTTTGTGCTGCTGTATCAAATACCACTGGTTTGTAAGACATGCCGTTGTTACGGAAGTAATCGGCTAGGTTTAGCTCAGTCGTTGTACCTGATTGAACACATACAGAAGCGCCATCAAGTTCTAGAGCGCTGGTTAGGCCAAGATCTTTCTTAACCATGAAGCCTTGACCATCGTAGTAGTTAACGCCTACGAAGTTCAGACCTAGAGCCGTGTCACGATGCAGTGTCCATGTTGTGTTACGAGACAGTACGTCGATTTCGCCAGATTGAAGCGCAGTGAAACGCTCTTTTGCTGTTAGAGGTACATACTTAACTTTAGTCTTGTCACCGAGTACAGCCGCTGCAAGAGCTTGACAATACTCAACATCGATTCCTTCCCATTCACCTTTTGAGTTTGGGTTAGAGAACCCTGGAAGACCTGTACTTACACCACAAGTTAAGAAGCCTTGAGATGTGACTTTGTCCAGAGTGCTTTCTGCCGCTGATGCTGATGTTGCCATCATCGCAGTTGATGCAGCTACTACTGAAGCAAGAAGTGTTAGTTTATTTGTCATTTGTATCCTTCCTTGTTAACCAGGTGACACCTGATACTCGTGCTCATTTGAGTTTTTCTATATGTGTTGCGTTTTCTATGACCTTGTTGTTCAAATCAAACGAGTTGCATTTTGCAAATGAAACTGTGTGCGATTTAATCAACTGTTTATAAGGTTAGGAAAGGATCTGTAGTTTCACAAATGTATAATTTAAAAAGATTTTTGAATGAAATCACAAATCCGAACACATTTAGAATGACCAAATGTTAACTGAATGTAAATAGTGAAAAGGTTCACACTGTTGGTGCAACAAGATTTAGATTTTTATATTGATAATCGACTAGATAAAAATCCTGAATGAATCTCACACTGGTGAAAGATTAAACTTTAAAAAGATTGAAATTTGGTCAATAAATATTTTTATTGCACTTCGATAGTTATTAATATGCTCCAAATTTGGTAGCATGGTTGAATAGTTATTGAAGTCATCTCAAGGAAGAACATGCGTTATTTCCCAATGTTTTTGGATGTAGAGAATAAGCCTATTCTCGTGGTCGGTGGGGGTGAGGTTGCTTGCCGTAAAGTGGACAGCTTGCTGAGAGCCGGCGCCGATGTCACTTTAGTGTCTCCCAAGGTAGCACCTTACTTACAACAGCTTGTTGATGAGAACAAACTTCACTGGGTGCAAAATTTTTACTCGTCACAAATCATCTCTAAAGAATACCTTCAAGTATGGGCTACTACAGACAACCCTAGCTTGAATCATCAAGTGTATAATGATGCAAAGAAACTGGGTATTTTAGTCAACGTGGTTGATGATTTGCCATACTGCGACTTCATTACACCTTCAATGATAAATCGTGGAAGAATCCAAATTGCGATCTCCAGTGGTGGTGCATCACCTGTTTTGGTGAGAAATATTAGAGAAAAACTCGAAACAGTATTACCTCAGAATATCGGTCTTCTCGCTGACTTTGGTGCATCAAAACGCAACTCGATCAAAGAGTCGTTTCCTACCGTCGATGAACGTCGCAAGTTTTGGGAGCGCTTTTTATCATCCAGTTTTATCGAGCAGGTAACGGATAGAGAGCAATTAGAAGCGCATTACCAACAAGCGCTGACAGAAGGCGTTGATAGCGAAGGGCAGGTAACTTGGATCGAATTTGAACAAGATGTCGAGTTGTTGTCCATGAAGGCGTTACGCTTAATGCAGGAAGCTGAATTGGTACTGGCTCCCACAGAGTGCCCATTTGAATATGTGGACCTGTGTCGTCGTGATGCAGAAAGAGAAAGCTATGCTAATAGCGGAGAGCTCTCGACTAAGCTTGAGCAAGCAAAAGCTGAAAACTTAAGAGTATGTGTGTTCATCCCACCAGCGAGTGTTGAATTTAACCTCTTGGTAGGAAAAGACTTGAAGCTCTCTTCTGCCAAGGTTCTAAGCTGAAGCTAATAAGCATGGCACTTATAGAAGTCATATCCGTCTAGGGATTGTCATTGCTGCTTAGGGATATGCTTAACGAAACAGCCAGATAAATAAAAAGCCACTTCGCAGGAAGTGGCTTTTTGCTATTTCGAACACAAATTGTGACTAGGATAGAGCAACGGATAAACGTGGTTGCTCAAATCCCAATTAGTCGCGGAAGTTATCGAATTGGAAAGGTTGACCAAGTTCACCGTTACGAACTAGTGCCATTACAGCTTGTAGATCGTCACGCTTCTTACCTGTTACGCGTACTTTTTCACCTTGAATAGACGCTTGAACCTTAATCTTGTTATCTTTAATTAGCTTAACGATTTTCTTTGCAACATCAGTTTCGATACCTTGCTTAAAGATAACCGTTTGGTGCCAAGTGCGACCTGTTTGATCTGCTGCTTTCGCTTCCATCGCGTTAGGATCAACATTGCGCTTCGTTAGGTTGCTACGAAGAATATCGCGCATTTGCTTAAGCTGGAAATCGTCTTGAGCAGTCAGTTTTACCGACTCATCTTTGTAGTCAAAGCTTGCGTCAACACCGCGGAAATCGAAACGAGTCGATAGTTCACGGTTAGCATTGTCTACAGCGTTACGTAGTTCTACTGCTTCTACTTCAGAGATAATGTCAAATGATGGCATTGTGTTATTTCCTTAAGCTAAGTTTCTATCTTTAATTGCTGTTGCAAGCATGTCTAACATTGTCGCGGTATCTTCCCAGCTTAGACATGGATCGGTAATCGACTTGCCGTATTCTAGGTTATTGATATCCGTCATTGGCTGGTTACCTTCTTTAATGAAGCTTTCCGCCATGATGCCTGCAATTTGATTTTTGTTAGATTTAATCTGTTCACAGATGTCTTTTGCAACGTCTAACTGCTTGCGGTGTTGCTTTTCACAGTTAGCATGGCTGAAGTCTACGACTAAACGTTGAGGTAGGTCGAACTCAGCAAGTTGCTTACATGCGTTATCAACAGATTCTGCATCAAAGTTTGGACCTTTATCACCACCACGTAGAATGACGTGACCGTATGGGTTGCCTGAAGTGCGGTAAACCGTCATACGACCATTTTTATCTGGTGAGTAGAAGTAGTGAGAAGCTTGTGATGCGCGAATCGCATCAATAGCGATCTTGATGTTGCCGTTTGTCGCGTTTTTGAAGCCAACAGGGCAAGACAGTGCTGAAGCCATTTCACGGTGAATCTGAGATTCTGTAGTACGAGCACCAATTGCGCCCCAAGTGATTAGGTCTGCAATGTATTGACCCGT encodes:
- a CDS encoding 3-deoxy-7-phosphoheptulonate synthase, producing MPLKTDELRTQALGPMPTPAELGNAHPITDDVAERIANSRRQIEDILTGRDNRLLVIVGPCSVHDTEAALDYAERLSQIQEQYKDELFVVMRTYFEKPRTVVGWKGLITDPNLDGSYALETGLNKARQLLLDINKLGLATATEFLDMITGQYIADLITWGAIGARTTESQIHREMASALSCPVGFKNATNGNIKIAIDAIRASQASHYFYSPDKNGRMTVYRTSGNPYGHVILRGGDKGPNFDAESVDNACKQLAEFDLPQRLVVDFSHANCEKQHRKQLDVAKDICEQIKSNKNQIAGIMAESFIKEGNQPMTDINNLEYGKSITDPCLSWEDTATMLDMLATAIKDRNLA
- a CDS encoding amino acid ABC transporter substrate-binding protein → MTNKLTLLASVVAASTAMMATSASAAESTLDKVTSQGFLTCGVSTGLPGFSNPNSKGEWEGIDVEYCQALAAAVLGDKTKVKYVPLTAKERFTALQSGEIDVLSRNTTWTLHRDTALGLNFVGVNYYDGQGFMVKKDLGLTSALELDGASVCVQSGTTTELNLADYFRNNGMSYKPVVFDTAAQTSKGFDAGRCDVLTTDQSGLYALRLNLADPKSAQVLPEIISKEPLGPVVRQDDDKWFNVAKWTLSAMVNAEEYGISSKNADEMLKSKDPNIKRILGVDGPKGKGLGIRDDWGYQIIKQVGNYGESFERTVGTGSPLQIDRGVNALWNAGGFMYAPPIR
- a CDS encoding siroheme synthase, with protein sequence MRYFPMFLDVENKPILVVGGGEVACRKVDSLLRAGADVTLVSPKVAPYLQQLVDENKLHWVQNFYSSQIISKEYLQVWATTDNPSLNHQVYNDAKKLGILVNVVDDLPYCDFITPSMINRGRIQIAISSGGASPVLVRNIREKLETVLPQNIGLLADFGASKRNSIKESFPTVDERRKFWERFLSSSFIEQVTDREQLEAHYQQALTEGVDSEGQVTWIEFEQDVELLSMKALRLMQEAELVLAPTECPFEYVDLCRRDAERESYANSGELSTKLEQAKAENLRVCVFIPPASVEFNLLVGKDLKLSSAKVLS
- a CDS encoding YajQ family cyclic di-GMP-binding protein → MPSFDIISEVEAVELRNAVDNANRELSTRFDFRGVDASFDYKDESVKLTAQDDFQLKQMRDILRSNLTKRNVDPNAMEAKAADQTGRTWHQTVIFKQGIETDVAKKIVKLIKDNKIKVQASIQGEKVRVTGKKRDDLQAVMALVRNGELGQPFQFDNFRD